In one window of Nicotiana tabacum cultivar K326 chromosome 12, ASM71507v2, whole genome shotgun sequence DNA:
- the LOC107763888 gene encoding trihelix transcription factor DF1-like: MLGVSGIISSTNSGGDGAGGENPESGGGAASGGSSEIALGGGAISISGGFLTEEDRAIRNMEEGERNSGGGNRWPRQETIALLKIRSEMDVVFRDSSLKGPLWEEVSRKMADLGFHRSAKKCKEKFENVYKYHKRTKDGRASKADGKTYRFFEQLEALENNPSSHHSLLPPAMTSSRPPPPPLEATPINMAMPMPSGNANTINLQLPTSQQGTTTVTVSSAPPNNSNILVSCHQNTTSHQNIPLSSSMAPSSQPSPQPANNPINNLQANTNFPSHQNISAMSYSTSSSTSSDEDIQRRHKKKRKWKDFFERLMKDVIDKQEDLQRRFLETLEKRERDRTVREEAWRVQEVARMNREHDLLVQERSMAAAKDAAVISFLQKITEQQNIQIPSNINVAPPSAQVQIQLPKNPPPPPTRSQVLQQQTQSTILVSPAPPQQSPATPAPISLPVTIPAAVPAQSLPLTPPVPAKNVELTPKSDNGGEGYTPASSSRWPKAEVEALIKLRTQLDVKYQENGPKGPLWEEISAGMKKLGYNRNAKRCKEKWENINKYFKKVKESNKKRPEDSKTCPYFHQLDALYKEKAKNETSSSSFSNPSASGFALNPENNPMMPIMARPEQQWPLPPHHQQHHESTRMDHDHESDNMDQDEDEEDEEDEDEENAYEIVANKQQSSMAAANTATTTTATATTTV, from the exons atgctaGGAGTTTCTGGAATAATAAGCAGTACTAATTCAGGAGGTGATGGAGCTGGCGGAGAAAATCCAGAAAGCGGCGGCGGAGCTGCTAGTGGAGGAAGTAGTGAAATAGCTCTAGGAGGTGGCGCAATTTCAATATCCGGTGGATTTTTGACAGAAGAAGATAGAGCAATAAGAAATATGGAAGAAGGAGAGAGGAATTCAGGTGGCGGAAATAGATGGCCAAGACAAGAAACAATAGCTTTGCTGAAAATAAGGTCGGAGATGGACGTTGTTTTTCGAGATTCTAGTCTTAAAGGTCCCTTGTGGGAAGAAGTTTCCAG GAAAATGGCAGACCTCGGTTTCCATCGAAGTGCCAAGAAATGTAAAGAGAAATTCGAGAATGTTTACAAGTATCATAAGAGAACCAAAGATGGTCGAGCTTCTAAAGCAGATGGAAAAACTTATCGTTTCTTTGAACAATTAGAAGCTCTTGAAAACAACCCTTCTTCTCATCATTCTTTATTGCCACCGGCAATGACTTCTTCTCGTCCCCCACCACCTCCTTTGGAAGCAACTCCTATAAATATGGCCATGCCAATGCCATCTGGAAATGCTAATACCATAAATCTTCAACTCCCAACTTCACAACAAGGTACTACTACTGTTACTGTTTCATCAGCGCCACCAAATAATAGTAATATTTTAGTATCTTGTCATCAAAATACAACCTCTCACCAAAATATTCCGTTAAGCTCTTCCATGGCACCATCATCACAACCATCGCCACAACCAGCTAATAATCCCATAAATAATCTTCAAGCAAATACAAATTTTCCATCCCATCAGAATATTTCAGCAATGTCGTATTCGACTTCTTCATCTACTTCGTCGGACGAGGATATACAAAGGCGGCATAAGAAGAAGAGGAAATGGAAGGATTTTTTTGAGAGGTTGATGAAGGATGTGATTGACAAGCAAGAGGATTTGCAAAGAAGGTTTTTGGAGACATTAGAGAAACGGGAGCGTGACCGGACGGTACGAGAAGAAGCTTGGAGAGTACAAGAAGTGGCAAGAATGAATAGGGAACATGATCTTTTAGTCCAAGAAAGATCAATGGCAGCAGCTAAAGATGCAGCTGTTATTTCATTCTTGCAAAAGATAACCGAACAGCAAAACATCCAAATTCCAAGTAACATCAATGTTGCTCCTCCCTCAGCACAAGTACAAATACAATTGCCCAAAAATCCACCACCTCCACCAACGCGTTCACAAGTACTGCAGCAACAAACACAATCAACCATTCTAGTATCACCAGCGCCACCTCAACAATCACCCGCAACACCAGCTCCAATATCATTACCAGTGACGATACCAGCTGCAGTACCAGCACAGTCACTGCCACTAACACCGCCAGTACCAGCTAAGAACGTGGAATTAACACCAAAAAGTGATAATGGGGGTGAGGGTTATACTCCGGCAAGCTCTTCAAGGTGGCCTAAAGCAGAAGTTGAAGCGTTGATTAAGCTTCGAACACAGCTAGATGTTAAGTACCAAGAAAACGGACCAAAAGGGCCGCTCTGGGAGGAGATATCAGCTGGAATGAAGAAACTTGGATACAACAGGAATGCCAAGAGATGCAAAGAGAAATGGGAGAACATCAATAAGTACTTCAAGAAAGTAAAGGAAAGTAACAAGAAGAGACCAGAAGATTCCAAGACTTGCCCTTATTTCCACCAACTCGACGCATTGTACAAGGAGAAAGCTAAGAAcgaaacttcatcttcttcattcaGTAATCCATCAGCAAGTGGGTTTGCATTAAACCCCGAAAACAACCCAATGATGCCGATCATGGCTCGTCCAGAACAACAATGGCCGCTTCCGCCACATCATCAACAACACCATGAAAGTACCCGAATGGATCACGACCACGAGAGTGATAACATGGATCAAGACGAGGACGAGGAGGACGAGGAAGACGAGGATGAGGAAAATGCGTATGAGATAGTGGCAAACAAACAACAATCATCAATGGCAGCAGCCAACACAGCAACCACCACCACAGCTACTGCTACAACGACAGTTTGA